The genomic region CGGGACATCACCCCGCCGGGGGTGGCCTGTATGTGCGAGGAGATCGCGTACACCGCCTCGCGTTCGGTCCCGCTGCGGATGCTCTTGAGCAGCGGGTAGTGCTCGCGGGCGACCTCGGTGAGATCCTCGTAGGTAGAGTCGTGCAGCGAGAGCGCCAGGCCCACCGGGCCGCTCAGCGAGCGGAAGGCAGAGCTCAGAAACTGATTGCCAGCGAGTGCGCACAGCTCCTCGTGGAAGCGTAGCTCCTCCTCGACGACCCTCCCGAAGTCGCCAGCCTGCGCGGCTTGCTCCATCTGTCCGACTATCTTCTCCAGCGAGTCGAGCGGCGTCCCATCGCGGTGTATGAGACGGACCGCAAGAACCTCTATGGCCGCGAGCAGGTTGTAGATGTCTACGAAGTCTTTCGCGGTGAACTCCCGGACGAATGTCCCCCGCCGCGGCTTTTCCA from Rubrobacter calidifluminis harbors:
- a CDS encoding GntR family transcriptional regulator; the encoded protein is MSAERGRRFRRIRAGSLAEEAYQVIRTSIIDGTLAPGERLVETRLAEELGVSRAPVREALKKLSEEHLVVEKPRRGTFVREFTAKDFVDIYNLLAAIEVLAVRLIHRDGTPLDSLEKIVGQMEQAAQAGDFGRVVEEELRFHEELCALAGNQFLSSAFRSLSGPVGLALSLHDSTYEDLTEVAREHYPLLKSIRSGTEREAVYAISSHIQATPGGVMSRLGGNPEDILKPLVRPEKEGDQ